The Exiguobacterium acetylicum genome includes a window with the following:
- a CDS encoding tRNA (adenine(22)-N(1))-methyltransferase TrmK — MMQMNVVLDQRLQKVVSYIPQGAILADIGSDHAFVPCFCIQQNKVERAIAGEVNEGPMEAAKGQVALVGLESQIDVRLGSGLSVLNPGEATAITIAGMGGTLIASILEEGKDRLSGEERLILQPNVDAVDVRNWLLANSYALLSEAIVEENGKIYEILVAERGEETLYSEDDITRRWELFFGPQLMRERAPEFIQKWQLEKQKREYILAQMKQGQATEVLSEKIEAIEQLIQKMEEVTN, encoded by the coding sequence ATGATGCAAATGAACGTCGTATTGGATCAACGACTCCAAAAAGTCGTGTCGTATATTCCACAAGGAGCCATCCTCGCAGATATTGGATCAGATCATGCATTCGTACCGTGTTTTTGTATTCAACAAAATAAAGTTGAACGCGCGATTGCAGGGGAAGTCAATGAAGGACCGATGGAAGCAGCAAAAGGGCAAGTGGCGCTTGTAGGACTTGAGTCACAAATCGATGTCCGTCTCGGAAGTGGATTATCTGTCTTAAATCCGGGCGAAGCTACAGCGATTACGATTGCAGGGATGGGAGGAACACTGATTGCTTCAATTCTTGAAGAAGGCAAAGATCGACTGTCAGGAGAGGAACGATTGATTCTTCAACCAAATGTTGATGCAGTTGATGTTCGGAACTGGTTGCTTGCAAACTCGTATGCGTTGTTATCAGAAGCAATCGTTGAGGAGAATGGAAAGATTTACGAGATCCTCGTTGCGGAACGTGGAGAAGAAACACTATATTCAGAGGACGATATAACACGTCGATGGGAGCTATTCTTTGGACCGCAGTTAATGCGGGAACGTGCACCTGAGTTCATCCAAAAATGGCAACTTGAAAAACAAAAGCGGGAGTATATTTTAGCTCAGATGAAACAAGGACAAGCAACGGAGGTTTTATCTGAAAAAATCGAAGCCATCGAACAATTAATTCAAAAGATGGAAGAGGTGACGAACTAA
- a CDS encoding Nif3-like dinuclear metal center hexameric protein, with product MANGNYVIEQFEAFAPKKFALEGDPIGLQIGTLNKEIKRVLVTLDVLEFVVDEAIEKKVDLIIAHHPPIFSKLANVTDRSATGRIVSKCIKHDISVYAAHTNLDVTPGGVNDWMAEALGLESCEVLAPTFENTQYKLSVFVPTEAVERVSTALAQAGAGKDGDYSDCQFHVNGTGQFRPSTDATPYIGEAGQLERVSEVRIETIVTELNQKQVIRAMKQAHPYEEVAYDLIRQERAAAPLGLGRIGRLPEAMTLRAFAEHVRKSFGVQNLRFVGDEAREIKKVAVLGGDGNKYVSTAAFAGADVLVTGDLYFHVAHDAMALGLAVVDPGHHVESVMKEGVVNELSRRFKEKKIDVELIVSTANTNPFQFL from the coding sequence ATGGCGAATGGTAACTATGTCATTGAGCAGTTTGAAGCATTTGCTCCTAAAAAGTTCGCACTCGAGGGAGATCCGATTGGTCTACAAATTGGAACACTGAACAAGGAAATCAAGCGCGTACTTGTGACACTTGATGTCCTGGAGTTTGTCGTCGATGAGGCGATTGAAAAGAAAGTAGATCTTATCATCGCGCATCATCCACCGATTTTTAGTAAATTAGCGAATGTAACGGATCGTTCCGCGACGGGACGGATTGTCTCAAAATGTATCAAGCACGACATTTCCGTTTATGCTGCGCATACGAATCTTGACGTCACACCAGGAGGGGTCAATGACTGGATGGCAGAAGCACTTGGTCTTGAGTCCTGTGAAGTGTTAGCGCCAACGTTTGAAAATACGCAATATAAATTAAGTGTCTTCGTACCGACTGAAGCTGTAGAACGCGTTTCAACAGCACTTGCACAGGCGGGAGCAGGAAAAGACGGCGATTATAGTGATTGTCAATTCCATGTCAACGGAACGGGTCAATTCCGACCTTCGACGGACGCGACCCCGTATATTGGAGAAGCAGGACAACTGGAGCGTGTTTCGGAAGTTCGGATCGAGACGATCGTGACGGAACTGAATCAGAAACAAGTTATTCGAGCAATGAAACAAGCCCATCCATATGAAGAGGTCGCGTATGATCTCATTCGTCAAGAACGCGCGGCAGCACCCCTCGGTCTCGGACGGATCGGACGATTGCCGGAAGCGATGACGTTACGGGCATTTGCAGAACATGTTCGTAAATCGTTTGGTGTACAGAACTTACGCTTTGTTGGAGATGAAGCGCGGGAAATCAAAAAGGTCGCTGTTCTCGGAGGTGACGGGAATAAGTACGTCTCGACTGCTGCTTTTGCTGGAGCAGATGTTCTTGTGACGGGTGATCTTTATTTCCATGTTGCTCATGACGCGATGGCACTCGGGTTAGCTGTCGTTGACCCAGGACACCATGTCGAATCAGTCATGAAAGAAGGCGTCGTCAACGAATTAAGCAGACGATTCAAAGAGAAGAAGATCGATGTAGAGCTCATCGTCTCGACCGCCAATACGAATCCATTTCAATTTTTATGA
- a CDS encoding 4-hydroxy-3-methylbut-2-enyl diphosphate reductase: MLVKKISPRGYCYGVVDAMKLAQQAALNKDLPRPIHILGMIVHNAHVTREFENMGVVTVDGPDRLEALETIQEGTVIFTAHGISPAVYARAAEKNLHVVDATCPDVTRTHDLIRQVVADDYEVIYVGKHGHPEPEGAVGVAPEHVHLIEKVEDIDELPPQLAHKKIIVTNQTTMSQWDVQALMEHVRKKYPHVEVHNEICNATQVRQEAVADQAGDCELVIVVGDPRSNNSNRLAQVSFDIAGTPAHRIGDLTELDLSWLEGVTQVGVTSGASTPTPITKKVIDFLQQYDPADISTHDKTPFLELRRILPKVKIL; encoded by the coding sequence ATGCTAGTAAAAAAAATCAGCCCCCGCGGCTATTGTTACGGTGTCGTCGATGCAATGAAACTTGCACAACAAGCGGCATTGAATAAAGACCTGCCACGCCCGATCCATATTTTAGGGATGATCGTCCATAATGCTCACGTTACGCGTGAGTTTGAAAACATGGGTGTCGTTACAGTTGATGGTCCCGATCGTCTTGAAGCGTTAGAGACGATTCAAGAAGGAACGGTCATTTTCACTGCACATGGTATCTCACCTGCTGTTTATGCTCGTGCTGCCGAGAAGAACTTACACGTCGTCGATGCAACATGCCCTGACGTGACACGTACCCACGACTTGATTCGCCAAGTCGTCGCAGACGATTATGAAGTCATCTACGTCGGTAAACACGGACACCCGGAACCCGAGGGAGCTGTTGGTGTAGCACCAGAACACGTTCATCTGATTGAAAAAGTCGAAGATATCGATGAACTCCCACCTCAGCTTGCTCACAAGAAAATCATCGTCACGAACCAGACGACGATGAGTCAATGGGACGTCCAAGCGTTGATGGAACATGTCCGTAAAAAATATCCGCATGTTGAAGTACACAATGAAATCTGTAACGCCACACAAGTTCGACAAGAAGCAGTTGCCGATCAAGCAGGAGACTGTGAGCTCGTCATCGTCGTCGGTGATCCGCGTTCAAATAACTCGAACCGTTTGGCACAAGTATCTTTCGATATTGCTGGTACTCCGGCGCATCGAATTGGTGATTTAACAGAACTCGACTTGTCTTGGCTCGAAGGTGTCACACAAGTTGGTGTCACGTCTGGTGCATCGACTCCAACACCTATCACGAAAAAGGTCATCGATTTCCTACAACAATATGATCCAGCTGATATTAGTACGCATGACAAAACACCATTCCTTGAACTACGACGGATTTTACCAAAAGTAAAAATTCTTTAA
- a CDS encoding two-component system sensor histidine kinase NtrB, translating into MESKKMMRSYFFQITAVLFILICLVISALAFTADRVTISRVEQQTEKQSEKSVEVSGNAIRDNIGNLHEEIMSLQLNVKNPEKLKQKIEESNLLDIDTGFKSLFYFDRKTKQITWFSSDDRQIKDSLILKDDEFLQALTSTDFHMSKLYTMESDAVTYMFVPVRDGNERVGVFGGGLSVMNSVVFRNSLESFDDQTIAYLFNSKKELLATSSNLVTDQERVLSKSVIERAFQSIEPSEIFSTNQDMYYFAKDLKVTDWKILVRTPRSVFYEPVYTTRQQYLIIAALTLVLSLIVGYLMSKQLTAPMLELVHKIEKSTSPKPIVLERAGSNEVKTLVAAYNEYAQRMENARLEQLSQQQTMLHQEKLASLGQLAAGIAHEIRNPLTPVKMTLQLLAAEKDRDPEMLILALSELDRANGMIQTMLDLSKGENNALQKTTIDMNDLMKKLTYILEAEAHHYEADCKIYTPSFMPKIYASEEGILQILANCVRNALQAVAFKGPDGICHLHVHVYPEEVVFIVQDNGVGMDGDQIDYVGQAFKTSKVDGNGLGLFMSKQIVRDHKGKMIFDSKPGVGTTIQVHLPRKEQTE; encoded by the coding sequence ATGGAGTCTAAGAAAATGATGCGGTCGTATTTTTTCCAAATTACTGCCGTTTTATTCATCCTGATTTGTCTTGTCATATCAGCGCTTGCCTTCACTGCGGACCGGGTTACGATTTCCCGGGTCGAACAACAAACAGAGAAACAAAGCGAAAAAAGTGTCGAGGTCTCAGGAAATGCGATTCGCGACAATATCGGGAATTTGCATGAAGAGATCATGAGCTTGCAGCTGAATGTCAAAAACCCTGAAAAGCTAAAACAAAAAATTGAGGAATCGAACCTGTTAGATATTGATACGGGGTTTAAGAGCCTCTTCTATTTTGATCGGAAGACGAAACAAATTACTTGGTTCTCAAGTGATGATCGTCAAATAAAGGACAGTCTCATCTTGAAAGATGATGAATTCTTACAAGCATTGACGAGTACGGATTTTCATATGAGCAAGTTGTATACGATGGAATCGGATGCTGTCACTTATATGTTCGTTCCGGTTCGAGATGGCAATGAGCGAGTAGGTGTCTTTGGTGGTGGATTAAGTGTCATGAATTCAGTCGTCTTTCGGAATTCACTTGAATCATTTGACGATCAGACCATCGCCTATCTTTTCAATAGCAAAAAAGAACTATTAGCAACATCGAGTAACCTCGTGACGGATCAAGAGCGTGTATTATCGAAAAGTGTCATTGAACGTGCTTTTCAGTCGATAGAACCTTCCGAGATTTTTAGTACGAATCAAGATATGTATTATTTTGCGAAAGATTTAAAAGTGACGGATTGGAAGATTCTCGTTCGAACACCACGAAGCGTCTTTTATGAACCTGTCTATACGACACGACAGCAGTATTTGATCATCGCGGCATTAACACTCGTCCTCAGTTTGATTGTCGGCTATTTGATGTCGAAGCAGTTGACAGCGCCAATGCTTGAACTTGTGCATAAGATTGAAAAAAGTACCTCCCCTAAACCGATTGTTCTCGAGCGTGCCGGATCAAACGAGGTCAAGACACTCGTTGCCGCGTATAACGAGTACGCACAGCGGATGGAAAACGCGCGACTTGAGCAATTGAGTCAACAACAAACGATGTTACATCAAGAAAAACTAGCATCACTTGGTCAATTAGCAGCAGGGATTGCTCATGAAATTCGTAATCCATTAACGCCGGTCAAGATGACATTACAGTTATTAGCAGCAGAAAAAGATCGTGATCCGGAAATGCTGATTCTCGCCTTATCAGAACTTGATCGGGCGAATGGTATGATCCAAACGATGCTTGATTTGTCAAAAGGCGAAAACAATGCGCTTCAAAAAACGACGATCGACATGAATGATTTAATGAAGAAGCTAACATATATTCTTGAAGCAGAAGCTCATCATTACGAGGCGGACTGCAAGATTTATACGCCGTCCTTCATGCCAAAGATTTATGCATCGGAAGAGGGCATCTTGCAGATTTTAGCAAACTGTGTCCGAAATGCCCTTCAAGCTGTTGCGTTTAAGGGACCAGATGGCATATGTCATCTGCATGTCCACGTCTATCCGGAAGAAGTCGTCTTCATTGTTCAGGATAACGGGGTAGGGATGGACGGAGACCAGATTGATTACGTCGGTCAAGCGTTTAAGACGTCGAAAGTGGACGGAAATGGTCTTGGACTCTTCATGTCGAAACAAATCGTTCGTGATCATAAAGGAAAGATGATCTTCGATAGTAAGCCGGGCGTTGGTACGACGATTCAAGTCCACTTACCACGAAAGGAGCAAACGGAATGA
- a CDS encoding sugar ABC transporter substrate-binding protein produces the protein MKFNKAWLFVLIVWISSVLFISNLFVNPDTSPRRHLVGFTIVNDKHEFAQRLVDAFKTQAKLNKYEAVVATSHNSRINEREQIQEFIRMKVDAIFVTTLDDVYIASTLDEAARAGIPVFAIDRLIRSDAVVSSITSNNQLIGEQLASFIKHERIKQTGQATANIIEVAGTANVNTTNERHRGFMTGLEREPNLKIVESVNGDYDPVTSERVMTQVIESGIPFDAVYCHNDDIALGVLEALKKAGMKGKIVVGIDGNRAILEAVDMKSMDATVVQSADEMMKVAFSALKLHTKNKKIPTRFYTYSYLYDGSRPITMLN, from the coding sequence ATGAAATTCAATAAGGCTTGGTTATTCGTCTTAATTGTCTGGATTTCATCCGTTCTGTTCATCTCCAATCTGTTCGTTAATCCAGACACAAGTCCACGGCGTCATCTTGTTGGTTTTACGATCGTGAATGATAAACATGAATTTGCTCAACGGCTCGTTGATGCATTCAAGACGCAAGCAAAACTAAATAAATATGAAGCCGTCGTTGCGACATCGCATAACTCACGCATTAATGAACGCGAACAGATTCAAGAGTTCATTCGAATGAAGGTCGATGCAATTTTTGTGACAACGCTTGATGATGTCTACATCGCTAGTACGTTAGACGAGGCAGCGCGTGCCGGAATTCCGGTTTTCGCGATTGACCGATTGATTCGCTCTGATGCAGTCGTCAGTTCGATTACTTCGAACAATCAATTGATTGGAGAACAACTCGCCTCGTTCATCAAACATGAACGTATCAAACAAACGGGACAGGCAACTGCCAACATCATTGAAGTCGCAGGTACGGCAAACGTCAATACGACGAATGAACGGCACCGGGGATTCATGACGGGTCTTGAGCGGGAGCCGAATCTAAAAATCGTTGAATCAGTCAACGGTGATTACGATCCCGTCACTTCGGAACGGGTCATGACACAGGTCATTGAGTCGGGTATTCCGTTTGACGCCGTGTATTGTCACAATGATGATATTGCGCTTGGTGTCCTTGAAGCATTGAAAAAAGCAGGCATGAAAGGAAAAATAGTTGTCGGCATTGACGGGAATCGTGCTATATTAGAAGCTGTTGACATGAAATCGATGGATGCGACGGTCGTCCAGAGTGCTGATGAGATGATGAAAGTCGCCTTCAGTGCATTGAAGCTTCATACGAAAAACAAAAAGATTCCAACTCGTTTTTATACGTACTCCTATCTGTATGACGGTAGTAGACCCATAACCATGTTGAACTAA
- a CDS encoding DEAD/DEAH box helicase gives MNGFSHYQLHPFVIEALDDARITKPTDIQSRIIPAALKGRDIIGQSQTGTGKTLSFLLPIVQNVDPKLQELQAIIVAPTRELAWQIHEELKSLLVKEPDFIKTSLITGGMDRERQIGRVKVSPQIVIGTPGRILDLFKEQALKPHFVKHYIIDEADQMLDMGFLPEVDRIAQALPEQLQMMVFSATIPEKLQPFLKKYMNNPRYAHVDPKQQTAKKIVHHTIPVKHRERSALTLKVAKALNPYICLIFTNTKAEAIEVEALFLEAGLNVGSLHGDLPARRRKQAIKEINDAKYQYVIVTDLAARGIDISGVSHVINHGIPKDLDFYVHRVGRTGRVDQDGLAYTLFEDHENGMINRLEDRGIQFTNVDVKGTQIMEVKERRRAKPHMKTAVSKTAHSRLSGEAAKAKKRVKPGYKKKHQYKLKETAKRERIKEQRGVGRAQRKENARKSK, from the coding sequence ATGAATGGATTCAGCCATTATCAATTACACCCGTTCGTCATCGAAGCACTCGATGACGCCCGCATCACAAAACCGACCGATATTCAGTCACGAATCATCCCAGCTGCATTAAAGGGACGTGACATCATCGGTCAATCACAAACCGGCACAGGGAAAACGTTATCGTTTCTTCTTCCAATCGTTCAGAACGTTGATCCAAAGCTTCAAGAATTACAAGCGATCATCGTTGCGCCAACACGTGAACTCGCTTGGCAAATTCACGAGGAATTGAAATCATTACTCGTCAAGGAACCAGACTTCATCAAGACGAGTCTCATTACAGGTGGAATGGATCGCGAACGTCAAATCGGTCGTGTGAAGGTTTCACCACAAATCGTCATCGGAACACCGGGACGTATTCTAGACTTATTCAAAGAACAGGCGTTGAAACCGCATTTCGTGAAGCACTACATCATCGATGAAGCGGATCAAATGCTCGACATGGGCTTCTTGCCAGAAGTTGACCGGATTGCGCAAGCTCTTCCAGAACAGCTTCAGATGATGGTCTTCTCAGCAACGATTCCTGAGAAATTACAACCGTTCTTGAAAAAGTACATGAACAACCCGCGTTATGCGCATGTGGATCCAAAACAACAGACAGCGAAGAAAATCGTTCATCATACGATTCCAGTCAAGCACCGTGAGCGTTCAGCACTGACGTTGAAAGTCGCAAAAGCGCTGAATCCGTATATCTGTTTGATCTTTACGAACACAAAAGCGGAAGCAATCGAAGTCGAAGCGTTGTTCTTAGAAGCAGGACTCAATGTTGGTTCTCTTCACGGAGATCTTCCAGCTCGCCGTCGTAAGCAAGCCATCAAAGAAATCAATGATGCGAAGTATCAATACGTCATCGTAACGGACCTTGCTGCACGCGGAATTGATATTTCAGGCGTCTCACACGTCATCAACCATGGCATTCCGAAAGATTTAGACTTCTACGTTCACCGTGTCGGTCGGACAGGACGTGTCGATCAAGACGGATTGGCATATACACTGTTTGAAGATCACGAGAACGGCATGATCAATCGCTTAGAGGATCGCGGCATTCAATTTACAAACGTTGATGTCAAAGGGACTCAAATCATGGAAGTTAAAGAACGTCGTCGTGCGAAACCGCATATGAAGACTGCTGTCTCGAAGACGGCACATAGTCGTCTGTCTGGTGAAGCAGCAAAAGCGAAAAAACGCGTTAAACCAGGTTATAAGAAGAAGCACCAATATAAATTAAAAGAAACAGCAAAACGTGAACGCATCAAAGAACAACGTGGTGTCGGTCGCGCGCAACGTAAAGAAAACGCACGTAAATCAAAATAA
- a CDS encoding deoxyribonuclease IV, with translation MKIGSHVSVSGKKMLLGASEEAASYGATTMMVYTGAPQNTRRKPMEELRIPEALQHMSANGIEEIVVHAPYIINLGNTTKPETFELAVSFLAAEIKRAEALEKAQHIVLHPGAHVGAGEEVGIKRIIEGLNEVLTGEEQVKIALETMAGKGSEIGKTFEELAQIIEGVTHQDRLSVCLDTCHVHDAGYDIVHDLDGVLEQFDRIVGLDRLGVIHVNDSKNVRGARKDRHENIGFGEIGFDTLHRIVHHPALAHLPKILETPYIGLDPKKKVAPYKEEIEMLRSGAFDADWRLPILGASVE, from the coding sequence ATGAAAATAGGTTCACACGTCTCCGTTTCGGGGAAAAAAATGTTGTTAGGTGCAAGCGAGGAAGCAGCGTCTTATGGCGCGACGACGATGATGGTCTATACAGGGGCACCTCAAAATACACGCCGTAAGCCGATGGAAGAGTTACGCATTCCAGAAGCACTTCAGCATATGAGCGCAAACGGGATTGAAGAGATCGTCGTGCACGCGCCGTATATCATTAATCTAGGAAATACAACGAAACCAGAAACATTCGAGCTAGCGGTCTCGTTTTTAGCAGCAGAGATCAAACGAGCAGAGGCGTTAGAGAAGGCACAGCATATCGTATTACATCCAGGTGCACACGTAGGTGCCGGGGAAGAGGTCGGGATCAAACGTATCATTGAAGGACTCAACGAAGTACTGACAGGCGAAGAACAGGTCAAGATTGCGCTTGAGACGATGGCTGGCAAAGGTTCGGAGATCGGAAAGACATTCGAGGAGCTTGCGCAAATTATCGAAGGCGTCACGCATCAGGATCGTCTATCCGTTTGTCTCGATACTTGTCACGTACATGACGCGGGATATGACATTGTACATGACTTAGATGGTGTCCTCGAACAATTCGACCGGATCGTCGGGCTTGATCGCCTTGGAGTCATTCACGTAAACGACTCGAAAAACGTCCGCGGTGCACGGAAGGACCGTCATGAAAATATCGGCTTTGGTGAGATTGGATTTGATACGTTACACCGTATCGTTCATCATCCTGCACTTGCTCATTTACCAAAAATTTTAGAAACACCTTATATTGGTCTCGATCCAAAGAAAAAAGTCGCGCCATATAAAGAAGAAATCGAGATGTTACGCTCTGGTGCATTTGATGCGGATTGGCGTTTGCCGATTCTAGGTGCATCGGTCGAATAA
- a CDS encoding XapX domain-containing protein: MLQQILLSLLAGVICGVVFTALKLPIPAPPVFPAIVGIFGVFLGMKIYLFLVERFF; encoded by the coding sequence ATGCTTCAGCAAATCTTATTATCTCTTCTAGCAGGCGTTATCTGCGGCGTTGTTTTCACCGCACTGAAATTACCGATTCCTGCCCCACCTGTTTTCCCAGCCATCGTCGGGATCTTTGGCGTATTCCTCGGGATGAAAATTTATCTGTTTCTCGTGGAACGTTTTTTCTAA
- a CDS encoding RNA degradosome polyphosphate kinase, whose product MKIDIPEHFNNRELSWLQFNKRVLDEAFDTRNPLMERFKFLGIFSSNLDEFYMVRVGGLKDEVLAGFNKPENKQQMTPKQQLRAIATKTKELVDRQYEAFQAINQTLSDEGITFLKYDALTSEQTTYVKSFFREQVFPVLTPVAVDAYRPFPMLSSKSLNIATVLEAEDGTKRNLALVQVPGVLPRFVDLPVEDDETTAVILLEDVIIAFIDSLFKGYRVLSAMPFRITRNADLPFHEEGTHDLLKLIEKELKKRRWGVAIRLEVQKAAINTELLNMLRDVLDLQERDIFAVDGPIDLTFSFAFYSQIGTEYDHLIYQTIMPVDPPALDSSKNLFNQLLERDYLLHHPYHTFDPIVRFIVQAANDPNVLAIKQTLYRVSGDSPIIKALKTAAENGKQVTVLVELKARFDEAKNIEWAKQLEKVGAHVIYGYSDLKTHSKITLVVRLHEGKIQRFVHLGTGNYNDSTAKLYTDVGLLTSREEIAEDATNFFNWLSGYGEQPEWNVIQTSPNAMLEKFLSLIDEEIHHHKKYGNGRIVAKMNSLTEKDIILRLYKASRAGVKIELIVRGVCCLRPGIPDVSENIRVISIVDRYLEHSRIFYFHHNGQDLMYGSSADWMTRNMRKRIEILFPIMDEEHKEYLKDCLALALADNVKSREQAADGSYHYVKDGKQSCESQLLIQDYTSGKLKHKPSFTAPLTQKWITIEKKDDKIILDQNAT is encoded by the coding sequence ATGAAGATTGACATACCGGAACATTTTAATAATCGTGAGCTCAGCTGGCTCCAATTCAACAAACGTGTACTGGATGAAGCGTTTGATACACGAAATCCGTTGATGGAGCGCTTTAAGTTTCTCGGGATCTTCAGCTCCAATTTAGACGAATTCTATATGGTTCGAGTCGGCGGTTTAAAGGATGAAGTACTTGCCGGATTCAATAAACCAGAAAACAAACAACAGATGACACCCAAACAACAGTTGCGTGCGATCGCAACAAAAACAAAAGAGTTAGTCGATCGGCAATACGAAGCATTTCAAGCAATCAATCAGACGTTATCAGATGAAGGCATTACATTCTTAAAATACGACGCCCTGACTTCAGAACAGACGACCTATGTAAAATCGTTTTTCCGAGAACAGGTCTTCCCTGTTCTCACACCCGTTGCCGTCGATGCTTATCGTCCGTTCCCGATGCTTTCGTCAAAGTCACTCAACATCGCAACGGTTCTTGAGGCAGAAGATGGGACGAAGCGGAATTTAGCGCTTGTACAAGTTCCGGGTGTGTTGCCACGATTCGTTGATCTACCGGTTGAAGATGACGAAACAACGGCTGTCATCTTGCTTGAAGACGTCATCATCGCATTCATCGATAGTTTATTCAAAGGATACCGTGTCTTATCTGCCATGCCATTTCGGATCACCCGTAATGCCGACCTTCCGTTTCATGAAGAAGGAACGCACGATTTATTGAAGTTGATTGAGAAAGAATTAAAAAAACGACGTTGGGGTGTTGCCATTCGACTCGAAGTCCAAAAAGCGGCGATCAATACCGAACTACTCAACATGCTGCGCGATGTGCTCGATTTACAGGAGCGTGACATTTTTGCTGTTGATGGTCCGATTGATTTGACGTTCTCATTTGCCTTCTACAGTCAAATCGGAACCGAGTATGATCATTTGATTTATCAGACCATCATGCCAGTCGATCCACCGGCACTCGATAGTTCAAAAAATCTGTTCAATCAATTACTAGAACGCGATTACCTGCTCCATCACCCTTATCATACGTTTGATCCAATCGTCCGGTTCATCGTCCAAGCGGCCAATGACCCGAATGTCCTTGCCATCAAACAAACGTTGTACCGTGTCTCCGGTGACTCGCCGATCATCAAAGCATTGAAAACGGCAGCAGAAAATGGCAAGCAAGTCACTGTACTCGTTGAACTTAAAGCACGATTTGATGAGGCGAAAAACATCGAATGGGCAAAACAACTGGAAAAAGTCGGAGCCCATGTCATTTATGGATACAGTGACTTAAAGACGCACTCGAAGATTACGCTCGTCGTCCGACTGCACGAAGGGAAGATTCAACGCTTCGTCCACCTTGGTACCGGTAACTATAATGATTCAACTGCTAAGTTGTATACAGATGTCGGATTATTAACCTCGCGGGAAGAGATTGCCGAAGATGCGACGAACTTCTTTAATTGGTTATCTGGGTACGGAGAACAACCAGAATGGAATGTCATTCAAACTTCTCCCAATGCGATGCTTGAGAAATTCTTATCTTTGATTGATGAAGAGATCCATCATCATAAAAAATACGGAAACGGTCGAATCGTTGCCAAAATGAATAGTTTAACGGAGAAGGACATCATTTTACGTCTTTACAAGGCATCCCGTGCTGGCGTAAAAATTGAGCTGATCGTTCGTGGCGTCTGTTGTCTCCGTCCTGGCATTCCAGATGTTTCAGAGAACATTCGTGTTATCTCAATCGTCGATCGTTATTTGGAGCATTCGCGTATCTTTTACTTCCACCACAACGGACAGGATTTGATGTATGGGTCAAGCGCTGACTGGATGACACGCAATATGCGAAAACGAATCGAAATTTTGTTCCCGATCATGGATGAAGAACATAAGGAGTATTTAAAAGATTGTCTCGCTCTCGCCCTTGCTGATAACGTCAAGTCGCGTGAACAGGCAGCAGACGGCTCCTATCATTACGTAAAGGATGGAAAACAGAGCTGTGAATCACAGTTGCTGATTCAAGACTATACGAGCGGCAAACTAAAACATAAGCCAAGTTTTACAGCACCGTTGACGCAAAAATGGATCACGATCGAAAAGAAGGATGACAAAATCATTCTGGATCAAAATGCTACATGA